The DNA window ACCTCCGGACGACTCGCGGATACCTTCGACCGAGCATTTGGCCAACGGCCCGCCCCTCGTCCCGTTGAGGTTTACCCGGTAGCTCTGCGCGCGTAGATCATTGACGACATGAACGCCAGCAATAGGATCCTCGGGTGGCTGAGTGCCTTCTTCAGCGGCCAGCGCTGGCCGCTCTCAGCCAGCGACCGTTCGAAGTCCAGTGTCGTTTCCAGTCAGTCCTCTCTGTAGGTTCCAGATCACAGCGTTCTACGCCATTAGAGCAGTCCGAGTGACTTCAGGTCGGTGACGTATTTGACGATGACCGGTGCTGAGACGTGCGGAATGTCGTTGTCGGGACCGATCTTTGCCTCCTGCACCGCGGCGTGGAATCGATGCGCCGGGGCGTAGGACCCCAACGTCGGTTCCGGTGCGTGCAGATTGCCGGTGGTCTGCATCAGCATCTGCAGCATCTGCAACACCGAGTTTTGCCGCTGATGCTCGGACAACCCGCGCAGACCGGCCTCAAACCGCGCCACGAACTCCCCGAAATCGGCGACACGCTCGATCGGATGGCCCGCCTCGATCAACCAGTCGACATACTCATCGATCCCGATACCGTCGTCATGGGGATTCATCACATGGAACGTGTCAAACCCGTCCACCAGCTGCGTACCCAACGTGGCCACCGCCTCGGCGACGAAGTCCACCGGCAGCCCATCGAAATGCGCCCGCTGACGGTTGCCGTCGCCATCAAGCTGATAGAACGAAACCGGCGCCACCCCGGTGGCCACAATGCTGAGTACCATCCGGGTCACCGTGTCAGACACATTGAGCTGACCCACATACTTCGGATCGGCCAGGATCATCCCCGACCGGAACACCGCTACCGGCAGCCCGCACAGATCGTGAGCCTCGCGCAGCAACACCTCACCGGCCCACTTGCTGTTGCCATAGCCGTTGGCATAACTGCCGTCCACCACACGGGTGGAACTGATCTCGCGGATATCGGCATCCTCGACGAATGCCGACGCGTCGATCTGGCCACCGACGTCTGAGGTCGAGACATAGGCGAACGGCTTGAGCCTGGTGGTCAACGCGAACCGGATCAACTCCGCAGTGCCCACCACGTTGGGGCCGAACAACTCACCGTAGGGCAAGACGCTGTTGACGAACGCCGCCGAATCGATGATCAGATCCACCGAACCGGCCAGCCGCTGCCAGGTCTGCTCGCCAAGACCCAGATGGGCTTCACCCTTATCACCGGCCACGACCTGCAACCGATCAGCAGCCAAGTCCTCAAAGCGCCGCAACAGCTCCGGATCGCCGCTATCGAAGGTCTTCGCCAGGCGCGCCCGCGCATCCTCATCAGAGCGACCCCGCACCAGGCACACCAGGGTCCCGTCGACCTGCGCCATCTGCTCGAGCAACTGCAACACCATGTACCGGCCCAAGAAGCCCGTCGCACCGGTCAACAAAACAGTGCGTACCTCGGCACTGGGACCCGCCAAACCCGGGACGCCGCTGAGCGTGGTCGCATCGATGAACTTGTCCAACGTCAAATCAGCGGCACGCACCTCGGTGGCACCGGCACCATGCACCGCCGCAAAGCTGGGTCCATGAGCGACAGACCTTGCCGAGCCGAGATCGTCCTCCAAGTGACGGCTAAGAACACTGACCGTCGGCGATTCGAACAAGGTGTAAACCGCGAGTCGGGCATCTAGGCCACTGTTGACGGCGGCGATCACCCGCATCGCAGAGATCGAGTCCCCGCCGAGGTCGAAGAACGAGTCGTCAACCCCGACCCGCTCCACCCCCAACACCTGAGCGAAGATGCCGGCGATGATCTCCTCGACGGCGTTGGTCGGGGGACGGTACCGTTCGGCGTCGTGATAATCAGGTGCGGGCAGGGCACGGGTATCCAGCTTGCCGGTCACCGTCAACGGCAACGCCTCCACCGCAACCACGGCCGCCGGAACCATGTATGTCGGCAACTGCTGAGCCAACACATCACGTACTAGAGTCAGATCCACTGCCCCAGAAGCATATTCGGTGACATACCCCACCAGACGCTTGTCGCCGGGGCGGTCCTCGCGGACGATCACCACCGCCTGATCCACACCGTCCGCGGCGGCCAGCGCGGCCTGCACTTCGCCCAGCTCGACACGGTGGCCACGAATCTTGACCTGTTCGTCGGCGCGGCCCACGTACTGCAGCTGGCCGTCCTCACCCCAGCGCACCAGATCGCCGGTGCGATACATCCGCCCACCGGGCGCCCCGAACGGGCACGCCACAAAACGTTGCGACGACAGGCCGGACCGGCGCACATAGCCGACACCGATACCACGGCCGGCCAGATACAGCTCACCCACCACACCAGCAGGCAACGGCCGCAGCCATTCGTCGAGGACGAACGTCGCACCGCCGGAAACCGGCGTACCGATCGGCGCCACAGGTGATCCCGGCACCAGCGGTGCACTGATCGCCGCATAGATCGTGGCCTCTGTCGGGCCGTAGGCGTTGATCATCACCCGACCGGCACCCCACCGATCCACCAACTCGGTCGGGCAGGCCTCACCGGCCACCACCAAAGTGGTGTTCTCCAGACCCTCCGGCGACAGCATCCCCACCGCCGACGGAGTCTGGTAGAGAACCGTCACCTCTTCGGCGACCAACAAATCATGAAAGTCGCCCGGCGAGCCGATGACGGCATCGGGCACGATCACCAACCGCGAACCGTGTAGCAGCGCACCCCAGATCTCCCATACCGATACGTCGAAGACCAGCGAATGCCATTGCGACCACACCTGTCCCGCCCCTGTAGGTATATCGGACGGCAACGACTCGAGCACCTGGGTCACGTTGTGATGGGTCACTGCCACACCCTTGGGGATGCCGGTAGTGCCCGACGTGTAGATGATGTAGGCGATGTCGTCCGGCGACGGCGTCGGTAATGCGATCCCGTCTTGAGTATCGACGGCGAGGTCGTCGACTCCCAAGACGATGCCGTTGTATCCATGGAGACGGGCAGCCAGATCACCAGCGGTGATGACGGCGATCGGCGCGGTGTCGCCGAGTACGAAGTCGATCCGGCTGTCAGGATGGGCGGGGTCGATCGGCAGATACGCCGCACCGGTCTTGAGCACCGCCAGGATGGCCACGATCGCTTCAACAGACCGCGGAAACAGCAGCGCCACAAAGTGGCCCGGTCCGACACCGTGGCCGATCAATCGACGAGCCACCCTGCTCGATGCCCGATCGAGTTCCTGATACGTCAGTGAGTGGCCCTGGCCGGTCACCGCCACCGCTTCCGGAGTCCGCGCCACCTGCTCGCCGAACATCGCAGGGATGGACACCGGCGTGGGCGTCTGCAGGGTCAAGGCCGCCCGGTTACCCCATGCATCGAGCTGCACGTACTCAACGCCATCCAGCACATCGATCGACGACAACCGGCGGTCAGGATCGGCGGTCATGGCCACCAACACACGCTGGAAGCGAGCGACCAACGCCTCGATGGCGGCCGCGGCGAACACGTCGCTGTCGTATTCGACGCGAAGGCCTACCTCGTGGCCCGGTGTCGCGGCCATGGTCAACGGATAGTGGTTGTACTCGCGGCTCCTGAACTCGGTGACCGTCAACTCCTGCGCACCCGACAATGCACCCGCGTCGATCGGATAGTTCTCATAGATGAACAGGGTGTCGAACAGGCGGTCATGTCCGGTGACCCGGTGGATGTCGCCAAGCGCCAGATGCTGATGCTCGAGCGTGTCGTTGTGGATTTCCTGCAGTTGCTGGAGGAGATCGGTGACCGTCGCCGTGGCGCTCACATTCGCGCGTACCGGCACGGTGTTGATCAGCAGCCCCACCATGGCTTCCGCGCCGGGCACGTCGGATGGCCGCCCCGAAACCGCGGTGCCGAACGCCACGTCGTGCTGTCCGGTGAGGGTCACAAGCAGCTGAGCCCAAGCGGCGCGCAGCACCGTACTGACAGTGGTGCGACGCGAGCGCGCGAGCTCGCCGAGCGCCCGCGTGGTCTCCGGTGAGATCAGGAAGGATCCGACACCACGGCGCCCAAGCGTCAAGCGGCCCCCGGGGGCGACGAGGGTAGGGGTATCGAAACCGTCGAACACCTTGGCCCACAACGCCTCCGCCCTGGTTCGGTCCTGGCCGGCCAGCCAGGTGACGAACCTGCGGTAGGGCGTGGGTTCGGGTAGGCGCTGCCTGTAATAGCCGGCGAAGATCTCCTGCAACAGGACCGGCAGCGACCATCCGTCGATCACGATGTGGTGGAAGGTGAGTACTAACCTATGCCGGTCATCTGCAGTTCGGAGGAGCGCGGCGCGAAACAGCGGCTGCATACCAGACAGATCGCAGACCGCCGCCCGCTCGGCGGCGCACACCTGGTCGATCTGGTCACCATCATCCAATTCGTATGATTGCCACGCAATTACGGGATCGATCGGGATGATCTGCACGGGCTCGCTGAACCGCGCGCAGAAGCGGGCGACCAGGTGGGGGTGGCGGTTGATGACGGCGTCGAGCGCAACGCGCAACCGATCCTGATCGAGGAACCCGGTCAGGGTGATGTCCAGCTGTACTGCGTATACGTCATCTCCCAGGCCCTGCGAAACAGCGGCGTGGAAGAGCAACCCCTCTTGCAACGGTGTCAGCGGCAGCACATCAGCGATCCGGTATTGCCTCGTAAGCTCGTCGATCTGCAGCTGGTCCAGCCGTGCTGGGGCGATGTCGGACGGGGTCAACCCGCCGCCGCCGCGTCGCACGTGAGCGCAGATGCCGGCCATGGCTTCAAACCACAATCGGCTGATGCGTCTGATGTTTTCGTCGTCCAGCACCGACGACGCCCACGTCCAGTTGGCCTGCAACTGCGGACCCGCCTCGGTATCAGCGGTGCCGGCGTTGAGTTCCACGGTGTGCGCCAACGGCATCGCCACCGCCGCCGCGACCTCGGCAGTCGTCACACTCTGCGGACTGATTCGCCACAGGTCTCCGGACAGATCACCCGCACCCGCACCCAACCGGCCCAGATAGTTGAACCCGATCACCGGATCCGAACCACCCAAATCCACATCGGGGTTCAGGTAGCGCAGCAGGCCGTAGCTCAGACCGTCAGGCAGGGTGCACAATTGCTCCTTGGCGGCCTTGACCACCGGACCCATGGCGGCGTCGCCAGCCACAATCTGATCCCACGGCAGCCCGTCGACGGCCAACGACACAGGGTACTTGGTGGTGAACCAGCCCACGGTGCGCGACAAATCGACGTCGCGGCTCAGTTCTTCCTGACGACCATGGCCTTCGACATCGATACCGATCGGGTCGCCGCCATTGCCCAGGAACTCCGTCCACGCCAGCCCGAACGCGATCAATAGGATGTCTTGCACGCCAGCATGGAACGCGGCCGGGACCGCCCCGAGCAGTTGCCGCGTGGTGTCGACATCCAACGACAACGACAGGCGCCCTGCGCTGACATACGTGTCGACCTCAGGCTGCGCCACCGGCAACGCGGACGGAACCGCGGCCACCTGCCGCCATGCATCGGCGGTCTCCACCACCGCAGAGCTGCGCGCGTAGTCATTCAACAGCGAGGCCCATCGGGCGAACGACGTGCCGCCCGTCGGTAATGCCACATCCTGCCCGCTATGTAGCTGGGACCAGGCAATATTGATGTCTTCCAACAGGATTCGCCACGACACCCCGTCCACGGCCAGGTGATGAACCATCAACACCAACTGACTCGTCGAAACCACCCACAACCCGCGCAGCATCACTCCAGCGTGGGGGTTCAACCGAGACCGTGCCTCAGAAAGCGTCTCATCAGAGATGACGTCTACCGCTTGAACGCACCCGCGCGCTTCCACCGATCCCACCGCCGGCACGGTAAAGGACCAGCCGCCGGCGCCATCGTCGTCGACCTGCATCCGCAAGGTTGCATGCCGGTCCAGCAGGGCCTGTACGACGAATTCGACATCGGCCTGAGTCACACCGGCAGGCGCCTGCAGCAAGACTGTCTGGTTGAACTCGTCGACCGCACCCTCGATGTCGTGCAGCCACAAAAGGATCGGGGTGGCCACCACAGGCCCGATACCCTCGTCGACTGAGTCACCGTCGCTGTCGACCACCCCGGCCAACCGCGCCACTCCGGCAACGGTCTGCTCGACGAAAATGTCACGCGGCCGGCACGACACCCCGGCTGCGCGGGCGCGAGCCACCACCTGCATTGACAAGATGCTGTCCCCGCCCAGGTCGAAGAACGAATCGTCGACACCGACCCGCTCCACCCCCAAGACCTGAGCGAAAATCCCCGCCAGCACCTCCTCGATCGCCGTCGCCGGGGCACGATAGCGCTCGGCGTCTTGGTACTCCGGCGCAGGCAAGGCTCGAGTGTCGAGTTTGTTGCTGGTGTTTAGCGGCAACGTTTCGAGCACCATCACCGCGGCCGGAACCATGTACGGCGGCAACCGATCTCCCAGCTGCGCACGAACCTCGACAGGATCCGCAGTTCCGGTGATGTACCCCACCAGACGCTTGTCGCCGGGGCGATCCTCGCGCGCGATCACCGCGGCGTGATCAACGCCGTCCAGCCCCGCCAACGCTGCACGCACCTCACCGAGCTCGATGCGGTAACCGCGAATCTTGACCTGCTCATCGGCGCGGCCCAGATACTGCACCTGCCCGTCGTCGCCCCAACGCACCAGATCGCCGGTGCGATACATCCGCGCCCCTGGCTCGCCGAAGGGGCACGCCACAAACCGCGAAGAACTCAGGCCGGGGCGGCGCACATAGCCGGCTGCCACACCTTCGCCGGCTACATACAACTCTCCGACCACACCGACCGCCACCGGCTGCAGCCACGTGTCCAACACGAACAATCCCGAACGAGGCACCGGCAAGCCGATCGGGACGACCCCCGCACCCGGCGTCAGCGGACGGCTGATCACGACACACATCGATGTCTCAGTCGGGCCGTAGGCGTTGATCATCACCCGCCCAGCCGCCCACCGATCCATGAGCTCGGTCGGGCAGGCCTCACCGATCACGGCGAGCGCCGTGTTCTCCAGGCCCTCCATCGACAGCATCGCCACCGCCGAGGGCGTCTGAATCAATACCGTGACACCCTCGTTGACCAACAGCTTGTGGAAGTCCTCCGGCGAGGCGGCCACCGATTCAGGTACCACAACCAGCCGGCCGCCGTGCAGTAGCGCTCCCCACATTTCCAATACCGAAGCGTCGAAGGCGAGCGAGTGGGCCTGCGTCCACACGCCTGGCAGCGGCAATCCGAAGTCCATCGTCGTCATCAACTGGGCGGCGTTGTGGTGGGTCACCGCCACGCCCTTGGGCATACCGGTGGTGCCCGACGTGTAGATGATGTAGGCGAGATCGTCGGGCGCCGGTCCCGGCAACGGGGTACTGGGCTGCGTATCGAGGGCCGCGTCGTCGATGTCGATGACCGGCAGGTCGAACCCGTCCAGGCACGACCGCAACGCACTGCTGGTGATCGCGGCGATCGGTTCGGAGTCGGCCAGGATGAACTTCAGCCGCGCCGCCGGCACCAAGGGGTCGATCGGCGAGTACGCCGCCCCGGTCTTGAGCACCCCCAGAATCGCGATGATGGCCTCGGCCGAACGCTCCGACATCAGCGCCACCCGCTTACCCGGACCGGCGCCATAACCGGCCAGCAGGTTGGCCATCCGGTTGGCGGCTTCATCCAGCTCGCGATAGCTCCACGACCGCTCACCAAACCTCAGCGCCACCGTCTCTGGCACCCGATCCACATGCGCGGCAAACGATTCCGGAATCGATACCGGCTCGACCGTCGGCCGAGTCAATACCGCCCGATTACCCCATGCATCGAGCTGATCGTGTTCATCGGCAGCGAGCAGATCGATCGACGACAACCGCTGATCAGGTTCGCCGGCCATGGCAGTCAACACGCGCTGGAAGCGGTCGGCCAGTCCCTCGATGGTGGTCGCATCGAAGAGTTCGGAGTCGTATTCGACGCGGAGGCCGACCCGATGGCCCGGCGTTATGACGATCGAAAGGGGGTAGTGGTTGTATTCGCGGCTGGTGAAATCGGCGACGGTCAGGTCCTGGACGCTCAACAGCGCGCCGGGATCGATCGGGTAGTTCTCGTAGACGAACAAGGTGTCGAACAGGCGGTCCTGTCCGACGGCGCGGTGAATCTCAGCCAGTGCCAGATGCTCGTGCTCGACGGTGTCGTTGTGGGCGCGTTGCAGTTGGCCCAGCAGGTCGGCCACGGTGATCGTCGCGCTCATGTTCGCGCGTACCGGCACCGTGTTGATCAAAAGCCCGACCATGGAATCCGCGCCGGCCAGGTCCACCGGCCGCCCCGACACCGCCGTGCCGAACGCCACATCCTGATGTCCGGTCAGCCACATCAACAGCCGAGCCCACGCCGCCTGCAGCACCGTGCTTGCGGTGGTGTGGCAAGAACGAGCGAGTTCACCTACAGCTGTGGTGGTTTCGGT is part of the Mycolicibacterium tusciae JS617 genome and encodes:
- a CDS encoding non-ribosomal peptide synthetase; the protein is MVLAGGRLPLTRGQLDIFLAQEMGLAGTEWQLGFLGRIAGAVDRDALHEAIRQVVSEAEPGRAAFDEVDGQVLQQAVEYPDVDLDFYDLIGSADPVARVHEISSSIQRVPMPFSGQLFKFALFQTALDEFFLFACCHHIAIDGTGMALVSRRIATVYSAIVTGEPIPAAYFGSLQDLLDCESEYEASTDYLDDEGFWRDNLPTESNPRPRPPQASSGRDPFAPSAQVELNSSVVSGSKNLSKVLRIRRYSVITAATALLVRGFDSNGSEVTLDFPVSRRVTSGSKTLPGMLTGVVPLVLKTSPGSTVADFCRDVDTRIRNILKHQRFPVRTLERDGVSPDGDATKRIAVNFIPSRLTLDFGGAPATAGYTNLGPVRHFELVFLGSSDQLILSTAGTGQPFSSFEVSDLARRLEQLLAAMTADPNRPLSSIDVLDVGERARLDAWGNQMALTLPVPTAPSITSMFDEQVARAPEAMAVTFNGRSISYGELDEAANRLANVLAANGAGPGQLVALLLPRSDDAIAAILAVLKTGAAYLPIDPGHPDARIEYVLRDAAPVVAVTTTDLRARLESFDVPVIDVNDSVRDAAPAAVLSAPRADDIAYIIYTSGTTGKPKGVAVTHRNVTRLLESLDVELALGQVWTQCHSLAFDYSVWEIWGALLYGGRLLIVPDAIVRSPEDLHQLLVTEQVSVLSQTPSAFYALQTADALQPELGQQLKLQTVVFGGEALEPQRLSAWLHSHPGLPRMINMYGITETTVHASFREILGSDVDQNVSPIGVPLAHLSFFVLDTWMQPVPVGVVGELYVAGDGVTAGYVGRLGLTSSRFVACPFGAPGGRMYRTGDLVCWGDDGQLLYVGRADEQVKIRGFRIELGEIQAALVGAEGVDQAAVIAREDRPGDKRLVGYITGVADAAEVRAGLAQRLPPFMVPTAIVVLDRLPLTSNGKLDTRALPAPEYRVLGAEYRAPGTAIEEILAAIFAQVLGVERVGVDDSFFDLGGDSILSMQVVAQARAAGVLCRPRDIFVQQTVARLGAVATVIGGEAAVVDEGVGAVAATPIMRWLGDVGGAVEGFNQTLVLQAPAEVGEADVVAVVQALLDHHAALRLRGEIVDGHWVLVVPEPGVVQAGDCLHSVDAFSDEALVGARSRLNPVAGRMLSALWMTSTRELLMVIHHLAVDGVSWRVLVEDVNIAWAQHHSGQPIDLPPGGTSFQRWASLLEEHASSSPVVKTAEAWQQVAAVPAVLPAVQPETDTHISAGRLSVSLDVDTTRLLLGEVPAAFHAGVQDILLIAFGLALGEVVGTTKAIGVDVEGHGRHEELAPDLDLSRTVGWFTTKYPVALTGGGLSWDKIVAGDVSLGPIIKAAKEKLRALPDGLTYGLLRYLNPEVDLDNPDPVIGFNYLGRLGAGAGVLSEDLWRISPASVAVAEVASAVAIPLAHSVELNAGTADTDAGPQLQAAWSWAPSAVDAETVERLSRLWFEALAGICAHVRGGGGGLTPSDVEPARVTQSQLEDLSRQFSFSDVLSLTPLQQGLLFQSAFVEDSADDVYAVQLVITLTGALDADRLRDAVHAMVARHPNLAAWFVTVSLEEPVQVIPATPQIAWQHVEFDADEQVEGLCAAERAAVCDLSGEQPLFRAALIDTPGNAHRLVISVHHIVIDGWSLPILLQDIFAGYFGQRLPAPVPYRAFVTWLAGQDDDAAKAAWARVLHGFETPTLVAPPAQAGKRGNYSIFASTETTTAVGELARSCHTTASTVLQAAWARLLMWLTGHQDVAFGTAVSGRPVDLAGADSMVGLLINTVPVRANMSATITVADLLGQLQRAHNDTVEHEHLALAEIHRAVGQDRLFDTLFVYENYPIDPGALLSVQDLTVADFTSREYNHYPLSIVITPGHRVGLRVEYDSELFDATTIEGLADRFQRVLTAMAGEPDQRLSSIDLLAADEHDQLDAWGNRAVLTRPTVEPVSIPESFAAHVDRVPETVALRFGERSWSYRELDEAANRMANLLAGYGAGPGKRVALMSERSAEAIIAILGVLKTGAAYSPIDPLVPAARLKFILADSEPIAAITSSALRSCLDGFDLPVIDIDDAALDTQPSTPLPGPAPDDLAYIIYTSGTTGMPKGVAVTHHNAAQLMTTMDFGLPLPGVWTQAHSLAFDASVLEMWGALLHGGRLVVVPESVAASPEDFHKLLVNEGVTVLIQTPSAVAMLSMEGLENTALAVIGEACPTELMDRWAAGRVMINAYGPTETSMCVVISRPLTPGAGVVPIGLPVPRSGLFVLDTWLQPVAVGVVGELYVAGEGVAAGYVRRPGLSSSRFVACPFGEPGARMYRTGDLVRWGDDGQVQYLGRADEQVKIRGYRIELGEVRAALAGLDGVDHAAVIAREDRPGDKRLVGYITGTADPVEVRAQLGDRLPPYMVPAAVMVLETLPLNTSNKLDTRALPAPEYQDAERYRAPATAIEEVLAGIFAQVLGVERVGVDDSFFDLGGDSILSMQVVARARAAGVSCRPRDIFVEQTVAGVARLAGVVDSDGDSVDEGIGPVVATPILLWLHDIEGAVDEFNQTVLLQAPAGVTQADVEFVVQALLDRHATLRMQVDDDGAGGWSFTVPAVGSVEARGCVQAVDVISDETLSEARSRLNPHAGVMLRGLWVVSTSQLVLMVHHLAVDGVSWRILLEDINIAWSQLHSGQDVALPTGGTSFARWASLLNDYARSSAVVETADAWRQVAAVPSALPVAQPEVDTYVSAGRLSLSLDVDTTRQLLGAVPAAFHAGVQDILLIAFGLAWTEFLGNGGDPIGIDVEGHGRQEELSRDVDLSRTVGWFTTKYPVSLAVDGLPWDQIVAGDAAMGPVVKAAKEQLCTLPDGLSYGLLRYLNPDVDLGGSDPVIGFNYLGRLGAGAGDLSGDLWRISPQSVTTAEVAAAVAMPLAHTVELNAGTADTEAGPQLQANWTWASSVLDDENIRRISRLWFEAMAGICAHVRRGGGGLTPSDIAPARLDQLQIDELTRQYRIADVLPLTPLQEGLLFHAAVSQGLGDDVYAVQLDITLTGFLDQDRLRVALDAVINRHPHLVARFCARFSEPVQIIPIDPVIAWQSYELDDGDQIDQVCAAERAAVCDLSGMQPLFRAALLRTADDRHRLVLTFHHIVIDGWSLPVLLQEIFAGYYRQRLPEPTPYRRFVTWLAGQDRTRAEALWAKVFDGFDTPTLVAPGGRLTLGRRGVGSFLISPETTRALGELARSRRTTVSTVLRAAWAQLLVTLTGQHDVAFGTAVSGRPSDVPGAEAMVGLLINTVPVRANVSATATVTDLLQQLQEIHNDTLEHQHLALGDIHRVTGHDRLFDTLFIYENYPIDAGALSGAQELTVTEFRSREYNHYPLTMAATPGHEVGLRVEYDSDVFAAAAIEALVARFQRVLVAMTADPDRRLSSIDVLDGVEYVQLDAWGNRAALTLQTPTPVSIPAMFGEQVARTPEAVAVTGQGHSLTYQELDRASSRVARRLIGHGVGPGHFVALLFPRSVEAIVAILAVLKTGAAYLPIDPAHPDSRIDFVLGDTAPIAVITAGDLAARLHGYNGIVLGVDDLAVDTQDGIALPTPSPDDIAYIIYTSGTTGIPKGVAVTHHNVTQVLESLPSDIPTGAGQVWSQWHSLVFDVSVWEIWGALLHGSRLVIVPDAVIGSPGDFHDLLVAEEVTVLYQTPSAVGMLSPEGLENTTLVVAGEACPTELVDRWGAGRVMINAYGPTEATIYAAISAPLVPGSPVAPIGTPVSGGATFVLDEWLRPLPAGVVGELYLAGRGIGVGYVRRSGLSSQRFVACPFGAPGGRMYRTGDLVRWGEDGQLQYVGRADEQVKIRGHRVELGEVQAALAAADGVDQAVVIVREDRPGDKRLVGYVTEYASGAVDLTLVRDVLAQQLPTYMVPAAVVAVEALPLTVTGKLDTRALPAPDYHDAERYRPPTNAVEEIIAGIFAQVLGVERVGVDDSFFDLGGDSISAMRVIAAVNSGLDARLAVYTLFESPTVSVLSRHLEDDLGSARSVAHGPSFAAVHGAGATEVRAADLTLDKFIDATTLSGVPGLAGPSAEVRTVLLTGATGFLGRYMVLQLLEQMAQVDGTLVCLVRGRSDEDARARLAKTFDSGDPELLRRFEDLAADRLQVVAGDKGEAHLGLGEQTWQRLAGSVDLIIDSAAFVNSVLPYGELFGPNVVGTAELIRFALTTRLKPFAYVSTSDVGGQIDASAFVEDADIREISSTRVVDGSYANGYGNSKWAGEVLLREAHDLCGLPVAVFRSGMILADPKYVGQLNVSDTVTRMVLSIVATGVAPVSFYQLDGDGNRQRAHFDGLPVDFVAEAVATLGTQLVDGFDTFHVMNPHDDGIGIDEYVDWLIEAGHPIERVADFGEFVARFEAGLRGLSEHQRQNSVLQMLQMLMQTTGNLHAPEPTLGSYAPAHRFHAAVQEAKIGPDNDIPHVSAPVIVKYVTDLKSLGLL